In Musa acuminata AAA Group cultivar baxijiao chromosome BXJ3-9, Cavendish_Baxijiao_AAA, whole genome shotgun sequence, a single genomic region encodes these proteins:
- the LOC135649273 gene encoding uncharacterized protein LOC135649273 isoform X2 codes for MLESFFSARPRQGGAPEAVPPVTLLSGPPSCGKTSLLFQFAINRASETNGDVVFICNKRRLEYKPPFLSQDIDPAAELLERIQMKSCQHKYGNARGRDLAMARTMALCQDAIAYANQKQQAQRLCNLLLADTHQGDSPRLLFIYKRWVQCILTIQGDISGSFILKYSSISGNHLAKTRTAKYSIALQSLLLEVFES; via the exons ATGTTGGAAAGCTTCTTCTCGGCCAGGCCAAGGCAAGGCGGGGCCCCCGAGGCCGTACCGCCCGTTACCCTCCTCTCCGGTCCTCCTTCCTG TGGGAAGACGTCTCTTCTGTTTCAATTCGCTATCAACCGCGCATCGGAGACAAATGGCGATGTGGTTTTCATCTGTAACAAGAGGAGATTAGAGTACAAGCCACCCTTTCTTTCACAG gACATCGATCCAGCTGCTGAATTGCTTGAAAGGATACAAATGAA GAGTTGTCAACATAAATATGGCAATGCAAGGGGTAGAGATCTTGCCATGGCTCGAACTATGGCCTTATGCCAAGATGCTATAGCTTATGCGAA CCAAAAACAGCAAGCCCAAAGATTGTGCAACCTTTTACTTGCTGATACACACCAAGGAGACAGCCCAAGATTGTTATTCATTTATAAGAGATGGGTTCAGTGCATCTTGACAATTCAGG GTGATATATCTGGTTCTTTCATTTTGAAGTATAGCAGCATCTCAGGCAATCACCTGGCTAAAACGAGAACTGCCAAATACTCCATTGCACTTCAGTCTCTTTTACTGGAGGTTTTTGAAAGCTGA
- the LOC135649273 gene encoding uncharacterized protein LOC135649273 isoform X1: MLESFFSARPRQGGAPEAVPPVTLLSGPPSCGKTSLLFQFAINRASETNGDVVFICNKRRLEYKPPFLSQDIDPAAELLERIQMKYIEDYEGITKYFAAFHLYKSFPTAIIIDDFGDLFIDRSCQHKYGNARGRDLAMARTMALCQDAIAYANQKQQAQRLCNLLLADTHQGDSPRLLFIYKRWVQCILTIQGDISGSFILKYSSISGNHLAKTRTAKYSIALQSLLLEVFES, from the exons ATGTTGGAAAGCTTCTTCTCGGCCAGGCCAAGGCAAGGCGGGGCCCCCGAGGCCGTACCGCCCGTTACCCTCCTCTCCGGTCCTCCTTCCTG TGGGAAGACGTCTCTTCTGTTTCAATTCGCTATCAACCGCGCATCGGAGACAAATGGCGATGTGGTTTTCATCTGTAACAAGAGGAGATTAGAGTACAAGCCACCCTTTCTTTCACAG gACATCGATCCAGCTGCTGAATTGCTTGAAAGGATACAAATGAA gtacattgaagactatgagggAATCACAAAGTATTTTGCAGCATTTCATCTGTACAAGAGCTTTCCTACTGCAATAATCATTGATGATTTTGGAGATCTGTTTATTGATAG GAGTTGTCAACATAAATATGGCAATGCAAGGGGTAGAGATCTTGCCATGGCTCGAACTATGGCCTTATGCCAAGATGCTATAGCTTATGCGAA CCAAAAACAGCAAGCCCAAAGATTGTGCAACCTTTTACTTGCTGATACACACCAAGGAGACAGCCCAAGATTGTTATTCATTTATAAGAGATGGGTTCAGTGCATCTTGACAATTCAGG GTGATATATCTGGTTCTTTCATTTTGAAGTATAGCAGCATCTCAGGCAATCACCTGGCTAAAACGAGAACTGCCAAATACTCCATTGCACTTCAGTCTCTTTTACTGGAGGTTTTTGAAAGCTGA
- the LOC135649814 gene encoding WD repeat-containing protein WDS homolog, whose amino-acid sequence MEANENPDPRSLTDAKSREVPRRVLGERRTEFVRIIVQCLYSLGYRRAAATLESESGVSLDSPEYTALFLDVMAGRWDDCIATIESIEDMDCGARAAAAFLVWKEHFLELLGLKDGFLMARDVLSERIAPLDMDRQRVHGLARLLISSEGIVNVEDRVRRRLGLLLDLVEVLPPWVRVPSARLEHLVEMTVLKQIASCFYHNSPGEVTLYEDHKCSQEQIPSKCSQILYDHKNEVWFVQFSHNGDYLASSSRDCTAIIWAVNKDDSISLRHVLEGHMKPISFLAWSPNDRMLLTCGNGEALKLWDVCDGMCKFTFTGGANRIISSCAWFPESEKIVCGSWEPDNRIFTCDLEGNELEVWEGERMPKVTDLAVTPDGRCLISICSNKEILIRDFHRGNEWKIHEEHSITSLSLSSDGQFLIVNLNSEEIHLWNINVSSSLPDKFRGHKQGKYVIRSCFGGSNSLFIASGSEDSQIYIWQRHRETPIKILTGHSMTVNCVSWNPAKPRMLASASDDRTVRIWMANVNNNTKFHM is encoded by the exons ATGGAGGCTAATGAGAATCCAGATCCCAGATCGCTTACGGACGCCAAATCGCGCGAGGTTCCTCGTCGGGTGCTCGGCGAACGGAGGACCGAGTTCGTGAGGATCATCGTGCAGTGCCTCTACTCCCTCGGGTACCGCCGAGCCGCCGCGACGCTGGAATCGGAGTCCGGGGTCTCGCTTGACTCGCCGGAGTACACCGCGCTTTTCCTTGACGTCATGGCGGGCCGGTGGGACGACTGCATCGCCACGATCGAGTCTATCGAGGATATGGATTGCGGAGCCAGGGCCGCTGCGGCTTTTCTGGTGTGGAAGGAGCACTTCTTGGAACTCTTGGGGTTGAAGGATGGGTTCTTGATGGCTAGGGACGTGCTGTCGGAGCGGATTGCGCCGCTGGATATGGACCGGCAGAGGGTTCATGGGCTGGCAAGGTTGCTCATTTCGTCGGAGGGTATTGTTAATGTGGAGGACCGGGTCCGCAGGAGATTGGGGTTGCTGCTGGATTTGGTTGAGGTACTGCCGCCGTGGGTGCGGGTGCCTAGTGCCAGGTTGGAGCATCTCGTGGAGATGACTGTTCTCAAGCAGATTGCGTCCTGCTTTTACCACAACTCTCCTGGCGAGGTAACTCTGTATGAGGATCACAAATGCAGCCAAGAACAAATCCCTTCCAAGTGCAGCCAG ATATTATATGACCACAAAAATGAAGTTTGGTTTGTTCAGTTTTCACATAACGGGGATTACttggcatcgtcctctcgtgattGCACTGCCATCATATGGGCG GTGAACAAAGATGACAGTATATCATTAAGGCATGTTCTGGAGGGCCACATGAAACCTATATCTTTTCTAGCATGGAGCCCAAATGATAGAATGTTACTTACTTGTGGTAATGGAGAAGCCCTAAAGTTATGGGATGTTTGTGATGGCATGTGCAAATTCACATTTACTGGTGGAGCAAATCGTATCATCAGCTCATGTGCATGGTTTCCAGAATCTGAGAAGATAGTTTGTGGCAGCTGGGAGCCTGATAATCGAATCTTCACATGTGATTTAGAGGGAAATGAGCTGGAAGTTTGGGAGGGAGAGAGGATGCCAAAAGTTACTGATCTTGCTGTGACACCTGATGGGCGGTGTTTGATCAGTATATGCTCCAACAAAGAAATTTTAATACGTGATTTCCATAGAGGAAATGAATGGAAAATACACGAAGAACACTCTATAACCTCACTCTCTCTTTCAAGTGATGGACAGTTTTTGATTGTCAATTTAAACAGTGAGGAGATCCATTTATGGAATATTAATGTGAGCTCAAGCTTGCCAGATAAATTTAGAGGGCACAAGCAGGGAAAGTATGTAATTCGGTCATGTTTTGGTGGATCAAATTCTTTATTCATTGCCAGTGGTAGTGAGGATTCACAG aTCTATATATGGCAGCGACACCGTGAAACGCCGATAAAGATCCTAACTGGCCATTCGATGACTGTGAACTGCGTGAGCTGGAACCCTGCAAAGCCTCGTATGCTGGCATCAGCAAGCGATGACCGCACAGTTCGAATATGGATGGCTAACGTAAATAACAACACTAAGTTTCATATGTGA